The Dehalococcoidales bacterium genomic sequence TCTATCACGTCATCAGGCCAGTCTAGGATCTCTCGGCCACGCTTGAAATCGGAGAGGCCCATGCCTGGACGATCAACCGCGACAATGCGGGCGTTCAATTCGGCGGCGGAGTCATCGGCATCAGAAAGCGGCCAGTCAAGCCGAGAACCGGGAAATCCGTGGAAGTAGAAGACCGGCTTGCCCTCCGGAGCGCCGTATTCAGCATAGCCAAGAGTCCGACCGTCTTTCAACTTGATTGTCTGGTCGCTTCTATCGCTTCCCATATTCTCCTCCGTTATTCGGATAGCTAGAAGTTCTCTATTATATGCTTAAGGTAAGCTTTAGCTCAATCGGCTGTTTTACCCCAGAACACTGTATAGGTGAAGAATGCGTAGTAATCCGGTAGATTCAAAATGAAATCCGGTGAATCCGGCAGGCAAAGACGCTGGAATTCTGCTAAATCATCGGATGACAACTCGGTTGATACATCTGGCCAACGCATATCAAAAAGAGCCACCAGGGCATTGCGTATTTCATCGTTCAGGGGGGCACAGACACTATCTGCAAAGACTTTTGCCCTGGGTTCCTTTAGCCCCAGTTCGTGAAACCAGCCTAGTGCACGCAGGAAGTGTAACTCTGGGTTCTTCCCATGTACAAAAGGAGCAATGCCGGCCGATGTTGCTCCCAGCCGGGATTCCAACCGAGGATATCCGGGAAGCAGCTTTTCAGAAGACCAGGCAGCAATGGCTACAATACCATCGGGCTTCACTACCCGCGCCAGCTCTTTCAATAAAGGTAGAGGTTCCCAGGGGCCATATCCCACGCAGTCGGCACTCCATACCCAATCGAAGGTATTATCATCGAAGGGAAGCTTGGTTACATCCCCTTCCTGGAAAGAAATTTGTTCTGAAAGTCCAGCCTTCTTCACAATATCCCGGCCATAATCCAAATGCTCCACAGATGTATCAAGGCCGGTGACATGACCGGTAGGTCCCACCTCCTCGCCCAGTAACAGGCATTGAAGACCGATTCCACATCCGGCATCCAGTCCCCGGCTCCCCTCAGGCAGCTGTAATGCCCTAACCGTTGCACGAAGGGTTGACTCTCTTAGCGGGTTGGACACTAATAAGCTCTGTATATAAGACTCAGTATCCGTGTTATGAGCTTCCTCAACGACACGATCATAAGCGGTCTTGCGTTCTTCCTTAGGCATGTTGTATCTCCTTGTGTGATGTATTACTCAGCGCATGTCCAAGCCCGCACGTTTCTCCATCTCTTTCAGTTCGAGAACTTCAGGTGGTGCGTATTTGGTGTAAACGATCACTTTCATGGCATCTCCCGTGTCAGAATCGTGTCTGCGCTAGTTACCTTGATTTCCTTCAGTACCCTCGGGTGTTGAATCGGTCAGGATTCTGATAGGCGTATCGTGCTTGTGGCAGTCGACGTGGTGGAGAGTTCGGCCATTATACCACCCGGCTCCGAGGCATGGCAAAAGCAGTGGTAAAGGGCGACAACAAGGCGTTGACTTACGTAGAACAACTGTACTACGATTGAAGAGTCAGTGAAGCTGACGCGTCACTTAAAGTGACGTCTCGGTTCAGTACATTGAGGTACATTTATGGAGTTGCGGCAGACCAGCGAAGCTGAACTGGACCTTATCCCGGAATACTGTCACTACAACGATGAGGGATGCGAGTTCGCTGATTCCTGTCTGAATTGCCCGCTGCCGATGTGTGTATATGATGTGCCCGGCGGCAGGCAGCGCCTTCTAAAGAGGCGGCGGGCCGAGGAAATGGCCAGGTTATTCACTGAAGAAGGTAAGAGCACTCGTGAGCTGACGCAGATATTCGGAGTCAGCCTGCGAACAGTACAGAGGGCACTGAAGGTAGTTTTTGAAAGCAAGACTGACGTGGAGGTCACGGAAGATGAGTGAGGATTTCAACCCCACAGAGCTGGCCCGCCGTGATGCGGATAGAATCAGAGGCTACCGGAAGCTGTTGGACTTTTATCACAGCGTTCAGTGGGAAGGTAGAGAGAAGTGGGGTGAGAGGCGCTTGACCTTCAACTACGCCAAGGTGGTTGTTGACAAGTTGACCTCGTACCTGATGTCCGGTATTGACTTCGCCGTTGAACCAGTAGAGGAATCGGATGGGGCGAGGACGAAGGCTAAGAAGTCTGAAGCAGCCCTCCGCAAGGTATATGAAGACAACGGCATCGAACAGCTTGACTTCGATACCGAGATTGATTGTGCCATACTCGGTGACGCCTGCTACAAGGTTACCTGGGACCAGGAGACCGGGAGTGTGCGGGTAACTGCACCGGATATCCAGGGAATCTACACCTGGCGACTGGGTGACGACAGCTCCCGAATATGGCGGGTGGCTTCGAGGTATACACTGACCGCCGACGAGGTTGAAATCCTGTACCAGGTCAGGCCTCAGCGCAAGGAGGCAGCAGTCACCGAGCTGTGGACGGACCGGGAGTTTGAGCTGTGGCTCGATGATGCCCGGGTGGAAAAGAAGCCCAACCCCTATGGGTTCATACCCTTCGTTATCTTCCCCAACCTGAGGGAGCCCAAGAGGTCCTGGGGGATTTCCGACCTGGCACAGATAATGGAGCCTCAGCGTGAGTTCAACCGGGCAATGTCACAGCTTTCAAGGATACTGGAGTTGTCCGGTAATCCGATTGCCGTCCTGGAGAACATCGAGGAGTCCGAGGACATTTCCGTAAAGCCCGGGGCGGTGTGGAACATCCCGGAAGACGCCAAGGCCTACCTGCTTGACCTGTTGCAGGGTGGGGGGCTGAGACTGCATATCGATTATCTCAACCTGCTCTACCGCACACTGCACGACGTATCGGAATCGCCGCGTGCTGCTTTCGGTGGCACTGAGCGGGACCTTTCCGGGGTTGCCCTGGAGATTGAGTTCCAGCCACTGCTGCAGAAAGTCAGGCGAAAACGAATAATCAGGGCGGCTGCCTACAACCGGAGGAGTCGACTGATACTCAAGTTGCTGGAGAAGTATCGGAATGAGGACTTCGGGGATAGCCGTCCCGGCGTGGTCTGGGGTCCCTTGCTACCGCGGGATGCCGACAAGATGGTGGCCAACGAGCAGACGCTGGTCCAGACCGGCATTCATTCCCGGCGTCGGGCGATGGATGAGCTTGGCGTTAGAGACCCGGAGGCGGAGTTTGGCCGGTGGCTTGAGGAGAGAGGGGCCATTCTGGAGATGAACCATGAACTCAACCGTAAACCGTCCAGGGGTGGAGTGAGGGAGAGAGATACTGAAACCCCGGACAGAACCGGTGAGGAATAACTGTCAGGAGGTGGAACGTTGATGGACGAAGTGACGCTCGTCGACGACGAGTCGCAGGAAGGGAATCCTGTGGGACCGGGTACCGAAGACCATGACCCCGGGGAGATTGATGGAGCGATTGGTGATGAGGAATCCCGGGATGAGGTCGGTGAGCAGGTGACCCCACCTGCCGAGAGAGGAGAGGAACTGGTGCTGGCAAACGCCCGCATCGTCGAGCTGGAGGAAACTGTCTCGGACAGGGATAGTGAGGTCGCCTCTCTGAAAAAGTACGTTGCCGAGCTTGAAGGGATGCTATCGACCAGCAGGGACTCCCTGGGTGAGGCTGTATCCAGGTACAGGGATGTGGTCATTCAGGCCAGTCCGGGAATCTTGGAGGAACTCGTCAGCGGGGAGA encodes the following:
- a CDS encoding methyltransferase domain-containing protein yields the protein MPKEERKTAYDRVVEEAHNTDTESYIQSLLVSNPLRESTLRATVRALQLPEGSRGLDAGCGIGLQCLLLGEEVGPTGHVTGLDTSVEHLDYGRDIVKKAGLSEQISFQEGDVTKLPFDDNTFDWVWSADCVGYGPWEPLPLLKELARVVKPDGIVAIAAWSSEKLLPGYPRLESRLGATSAGIAPFVHGKNPELHFLRALGWFHELGLKEPRAKVFADSVCAPLNDEIRNALVALFDMRWPDVSTELSSDDLAEFQRLCLPDSPDFILNLPDYYAFFTYTVFWGKTAD
- a CDS encoding phage portal protein produces the protein MSEDFNPTELARRDADRIRGYRKLLDFYHSVQWEGREKWGERRLTFNYAKVVVDKLTSYLMSGIDFAVEPVEESDGARTKAKKSEAALRKVYEDNGIEQLDFDTEIDCAILGDACYKVTWDQETGSVRVTAPDIQGIYTWRLGDDSSRIWRVASRYTLTADEVEILYQVRPQRKEAAVTELWTDREFELWLDDARVEKKPNPYGFIPFVIFPNLREPKRSWGISDLAQIMEPQREFNRAMSQLSRILELSGNPIAVLENIEESEDISVKPGAVWNIPEDAKAYLLDLLQGGGLRLHIDYLNLLYRTLHDVSESPRAAFGGTERDLSGVALEIEFQPLLQKVRRKRIIRAAAYNRRSRLILKLLEKYRNEDFGDSRPGVVWGPLLPRDADKMVANEQTLVQTGIHSRRRAMDELGVRDPEAEFGRWLEERGAILEMNHELNRKPSRGGVRERDTETPDRTGEE
- a CDS encoding helix-turn-helix domain-containing protein, encoding MELRQTSEAELDLIPEYCHYNDEGCEFADSCLNCPLPMCVYDVPGGRQRLLKRRRAEEMARLFTEEGKSTRELTQIFGVSLRTVQRALKVVFESKTDVEVTEDE